Part of the Oncorhynchus mykiss isolate Arlee chromosome 12, USDA_OmykA_1.1, whole genome shotgun sequence genome, ATCAGCTAGCCTCTCATCACCAGTGCGATTCAGTCAATGCATGGGGCGcacttcttcacaaaattggatctcaggagcgcttacaacctggtgtgtATCCaggaggggatgagtggaagacggcatttagtaccacctcagggcactatgagtacctcgtcatgccgtacgggttgatgaatgctccatcagtcttccaggcctttgttGAAGAGATTTTCCGGGACCTGCACGAGCAGGGTCTATTGGTGTATATCgacgacattctgatatactccgctacactcgccgagcatgtgtccctggtgcgcaggatGCTTGGTTGACTATTGGAGCATGActtgtacgtcaaggctgagaaatgtctgttcttccaacagttcgACTCCTTCTTAGGGTACCACATTTCCACGTCAGGGTTGGAGATGGAGAGCGActgcatttcagccgtgcgtaattggtcGACACCCACCACGATAAAGGAAGTGCAGCAGTTTCTGGGGTAtcccaactactaccggaggtttatccggggttttggtcaggtagcagctcccattacctcactgctgaaggggggaccggtgtggctgcagtggtcggctgaggcggacagggcttttggtcacctgaaggctctgtttaccttggctcccgtgctggctcatccggttccctctttggcgttcatagtggaggtggacgccaccaaagctccgcccctgtgctttctttcgAAGTAGCTCAGcctggcggagcgaaactatgatgtgggggaccgggagctgttggctgttgtcacactcccatacttccgtcctcttgcctggtggcaccggtggtgtgggagctggacgcggacatcgagcgggcgttacgcaCAGAGCCCACTCCCCCCAGTGTCCAGCTGTCCGCGACCGTCTGATCTATTGGGCACAAACGTCActctcctctggtcatcctggcatcggtcggaCGGTGGGTTGCCTTAGtaggaagtactggtggcccaccttggccaaggacatgagggtttatgtttcctcctgctcggtgtgcgcccagtgcaaggctcccaggcacctgcccagagggaaattacaacccctacccGTTCCACAATGGCCGTTGTCGGTGGACTTGTCGGTGGACTATCTGACTAtctccctcacagggcaacaccatgatcctggtcattgtggatcgtTTTTCTAAGTCCGTGAGTCGGGAAAAAACAAAAGGCGAGCGCCGACCGTCACCGCagcgaggccccggtgttcgcaccaggggacagggtctgactctcgacccaaaacctgcccctccgcctgctctGTCGGAAGCTGgttccgcggtttgtggggccatttaaattcctgaggagactgaacaagGTATGTTATAGATTACAGCTTCCCCCAGATTACCGTATTaatccctcgttccatgtgtctctcctcaggccggtggtggctggtccactccaggaaGCTGAGGTGCAGGAGGTTCCTCCGCCTCCACTGGACATCTAGGGGGCCCCAGCGTATGCTGTTCGAGCCATCCTGGACTcaaggcgtcgggcgaggggccttcattACCACGTGGTGTGGAAGGGGTacggagagatgctgggtgccggtggaggacgtcCTGGACCCTTCGATGCTGCGGGATTTCCACTGTCTCCATccagatcgccctgcgcctcgttcTCGGGGTCGTCCCCGAGGTCAGTGTCGATGCGCTGCTGGAGCTGCgcatactgtcacgacttccgccgaagtcggtccctctgcttgtttgggcggcgtttggcggtcaacgtcaccggctttctagtcaccaccgatccacttttcattttccaattGTTCAGTCTTTGTCTTATCACACCTGGCTTCACTCACCAATcacttgtttattatttaaccctctgttccccatgttgtatttgtatttgttacGTGGATTATTTGTCAGGCGTTGCACATTTGTTTTAGACCGTGTTTTTGGCACttgtatgtgttatgtgctgtgaTTTGGTAACCGGTATTAAAGTGCGCCTGTTTCTTTTACTCCGCTCTCCTGCACTTGACTTCGCCTCCCATATACACGCATTacagcatcagctgtcagagcatcttaccggctgcagctgtacacagcccatctgtaaatagcccatccaaccaactacctacctcatcccatatttgtttttgtttttctgctcttttgcacaccagtatttctacttgcacatctttcttttgatctgcacatttttctactgtgttattgattgtatgtttgtttatcccatgtgtaattctgtgctGTTGTTTCTCTCCTACtgcttttgctttatcttgaccaggtcgcagttgtaaatgagaatgtgttctcaacttggcctacctggttaaataaaggtgaaataaaaagataaataaaaaatCGAGACAGATGCTGCGAGCATTCAGAGGTGATGACCTGAGAAGATGCTTTCCAATGGAGGAGTGGGCTTGCCTGAGGAAAGATTCCAATTATAACACTCACGTGTGCGCACAGGCCGCAGAAATTGGTGCACACATATATTTTATGCACATTCCAATGGCACGAGTGTTTGGCTTACTTTCACTTCAAAAGTAAATCCTCTTTATTTTGCCACGGGGAACACTGTTGATTTGCCTGCTTGGTATTCTGCATCATAGGCCTACGTGTGGTGTTCGCTTTGGTAGAAAATAATAAGACGACTGTTCTTATTGGGGGACCGTTTAACGGGGCGCTGTTAGAGAGACGTGGCATGTGTGTTCAACTACTGAGTTTGTAGCATTCTCAACAGGTGGGCTGAGGAAAGTCTGGGAAAAACGTTATTGTTTCACGCTTGTGTCACAGTCTTGCTCATGGAAAACAAGCTACTATATGATATTTCATTCGAAGTATCAGGCTATGACAGTGGCCTATGTAAATATCGTCCTATTACACATTAGTTACTCATATCGTGTAATAGGTGTGCCAGGACAGGTTGTTACAATTATATGATAATATTAGAATTAAGAATTTATTCCACATATGCTAAGATTCTTACAAATAGGCCTATTATCTACTAAAGGGAAAAACCACTGTGACCATGTCGACCGTTATTTGTAAACCGTTATTTGGATATCTTACactaaatgtatttaatgtcCACCCATTCAGCAGAATAACTCTTTGATCTCACCTGGTAGTAAGCATATTGTATGTATCGGTAGGGTATCCTCTTTTCAAAAGCTTCCAGAACATCCCTCTTTGGGTAGGCTACTGTAAACACTGGAAATGTTGTTTTGCACTTTTTAAGGCACGAAGCTCGGAGTAAGAAATGCTGCATGATGCGGAGACTGCAGTCCGCAAAGAGGGTATCATTGTCCCGACTGACAGTGCTACAGTTCTGGCTGCAAAACGCTTCGCTGTCTTTCAGGAGCCGGTGAAGACGCAAACTCAATTCCATGTACTTGATGCTGTCCCTCCAGTTCTGCGCTCCATACTGGTCTAGAGCATGTCCATAAGCAGATTCAAGTGGCATTAGATCGTTATGTGGGAAACTCTTGAAGCTATATTTCTCATACTGGGCTTCGACCAGAAGCGGAGCGACCAAAACTACACAGAAACAAAATGAAAACCGGGTTTCTTTAACGTTTGTAGGGGCCATTATGCTTATTCTCTATCATGCCCTCCGTTTCTCCAACCAAACACGAATTTCTCCAGGGTTTTCTTCACCAGTGAATGGTCATGTCTGTTTGCACGTACAGAGCCTTGGCCAGGcttggagagacggagaggaggggacagaaaAGTCAGGGTTCCTCTGCAATAGTTTCACAGGGAGTCAGTCGGAGGCAGTGATTTCGGGTTTAGATTAGCCCCTGGGTCATAACGCCCTCATGATTTTGGTTAAATGACATTGACCAAGTTACTGGAAAATACAACAAAACTCATGTTTTGCATTTCgattaaaattatatatatatatacatggaggAAATACATATGTGGAGGAATTGAACACACTGTAAAATATGTAAATATAGCATATGTATGACTGTGTGGTGGTCTAATAAGGAATATGCTATTATTTCCATACTTAAACATCTaaagcaaatactttttcacagatTCGACAACTCttcgttgttgtttttttgcatgGGTAGGTTTGTTGGATCTACGAACATTCCAGCAAGCATGTTGGAACATCGCATGCCAGATGAGATGGTCATGAGAGGGAcgtgctttttaaaaatgttaacaGTGAAAATATGAGCAGAAAATTAACATAGGCCATTGTAAATGTTAGATAAATAACCATTCATATTTAAGTAGAGAAGTAGACCAAAGGTTGGAATTTAGGACCTGCGAGAACATAATTCTGGGCCTTTCTTTCCGACTCAGCCAGATGGGCGTCTCCCCGTTAAATGAGCTTCTCTATAGAAGCGGGTAGGGTATTCCCACACAGTGCAAATAACTTCCACTCACTGTCTATGTTCGATGGGCATTCAAATAATAAGGCTTTGTAAATAGTATAGCACAGACGTTATTACATAGTAGGCTGTGCTTTAGGTCGGCTTCCTCTGGTTTGCGCTCGAGTCAGATACCTAGGCCTATTATATGTGGCCGAGGGCTACTTTACACGTTTACAGAATTCCTCTAAAGAGGAGGGGGTGAATTGGATGCCACACACCTCCCCCTTCTGAACGAGCAGAAGCTACGTCCGCACTTCTCTCTTTCTGCATCTATAGACGGTAGCCAACGGAGAAGTCACGGCGAAATCATCCGTCTGTTTTTCATACTTTAACAAAACACCAGGGAATACGTTTATAATGGAGTCAATATTTGCGTTAATATTTCTCTGTGTAACGGGAACCCATGTAAGCAGTAGCCCGGGCCCGTTAGAAGATGTGGTTATTGATCGGTATGACATTCCAAGAGTTTGTCCCAGAGAAGTGCAAACGGGAGATTTCGTTCGTTATCATTACAATGGTACCTTCACCGACGGCAAAAAGTTCGATTCAAGGTAAGCTACGACGCACGACTCGCTTGTATAGGTCTATTGACATAGGCTTGCCCTGCTTTGATGCTCTTCTGCACTGATTCCTGCATCTGATTCCTGTGCAAATACATTCTGTGCTGGCTGGAGGACATTTTCGTTTAACTATGGTCTCACGCAGTTGGCCTGTTGCAGACGTGTCCTACCTCTAAATTTGCAGCCCCTCTAAGCAACCATTTTGAAACTTTGTATCGAAGATCCTGCTCTTCATAGATGCATTGTAACTTTATCCCTGCGCTATGCATTTTTGCACAGATACATTGTAACTGCCGTGTGCGTTGGTGCGTGTCATGCGCATCCTCGAACGAGGCCTATGTGGCGCTCAGCACAATATCGTTCAATGGTGTTTACTACTACGAAATGCCACGCACACTCAATGCAAAGACGAACAGCTGAATTCAGTTGGTTGATAGGCTGGTTGAGGCTTTTTCTTAAAATGCCTGTTTAGTTATTTTACGATGGCCTACTTTTGTGTTTTGTTCATTACTTAGTTTATTATTTGCACACAACCCATTCAGATATGATTAGATACATGGTTTACAACCAGTTAAAATGCATATAAATAGTCTAATATAATAATAGGAATAGAACAGAATAACTTGACTAGACCCCGCCTACCATTGAAAGAAATATAATCTTTGTAATCTTGAGGAATGTCTCTTCTATTCTCTCCATCTAACCTCTCTTCTACCCATCCCCCCTTTCAGTCATGAACGTGGTGCACCCTTCAGTGGGCAGGTGGGACTGGGGCGTCTCATCACTGGTCTGGACAGGGGAGTTCAGGGCATGTGTGTCAATGAGCGCAGAAAAGTTACCGTCCCCCCACACCTTGCCTATGGAAGCATAGGAGCAGGTAACAAACAACTAATTTCATTCTCTTATATGACCTTTACAGTTTACATAGGGCCTGGCGCCAGATGGTGTGCCCTGTACAAACTAAATTCCACAAATAGTTATCCTCTGATGCTGTCCCCAGTCGTATATTCCAGTGGCACACAATGAATtcccaacctgtctctctctcctaggtgATGTGATCCCTGCTGACACTGTGTTGGTGTTTGACGTGGTTCTGCTCGACATCTGGAACACAGAAGACAAGGTCCAGACACGCACCCTCAGCAAACCTGAGAGCTGCAAGCGCCTCGTGGAGGCTACTGACTTCATCCGTTATCACTACAATGGCACACTGCTGAACGGCGTGCCCTTCGACTCCAGGTGGGGTCCATATCTACTCTCAGTcatgctgtatgtgtgtgtgtgtgtgtgtgtgtgttaacccgTTCCGTCCATGTCTCTTTCAGCCACTCTAGGAACGGCACCTATGACACTTACGTGGGCATGGGCTACCTCATTAAGGGTATGGACGAGGGTCTAATCGGCATGTGTGTGGGAGAGACACGCACCATCATCATCCCACCCTTCCTGGCCTATGAGGAGAAGGGATATGGTAACTACTAGTAACCACTGTTTATAATCCCTAGTCTATGAAGAGAAGGGACATGGTAActactagtaaccgaaaggttgcaagattgaatccccgagctgacaaggcaaaaatctcttgttctgcctctgaacaatcACCACTCTCTtaggcccactgttcctaggccgccaatgaaaataagaatttgttcttaaccgacttgcctagttaaatgcaggtaaaatatatattacaGATGAAAAACAATGTTGTGGACCACCCCCTCCGAGGAAGTAAGATTTGCATTGGGCTGTGTACAGATAATATAATTGACTCTAAACACCCATCCTTCTCTTCCAGGCACTGTGATTCCATCCCAGGCCACCCTGGTGTTTGAGGTCTTCATGATTGACCTGTTCAACCCTAAGGATGACATCGCCGTGGTGGTCAAGGAGGTGCCTAAGACCTGCACCCGTAAAACAGTGGTGGGAGACTACATTCGTTACCACTACAACGGCACCTTCCAGGACGGCTCTGGCTTTGACACCAGGTAGGAACGGGTTTAATACATCTACTGTCAAACCAAGACTTGTGTGAGTGAAAAGGCGCATTGTAAAGACTGACACTAATTTGCATTTGCTATGTTTCCTCTTTCTGCAGCTACCAGCGCAACAGCACATATAATACCTACATTGGCATGGGCTATGTGATCCAGGGCATGGACAAGGCCCTCCAGGGGTTGTGTATTGGAGAGAAGAGGCGTGTCATCCTTCCTCCTCACATGGCCTATGGGGAGAAGGGAACTGGTGAGTATGTGGCTCTGTGGCATTGGCCAAAGGTTTTGGGGTGGGAGGAGTCAGAGTAGCATTTACATGTCTTACTGTCCAGTGGCCACGCCGAGTCTTGTCCCTGCTCCTATTCAAATTcccttctctttttttctctcctcctcccccactctaGGAGACCTCATCCCCGGCTCGGCCGTGCTGGTCTTCGACATCCACGTTATCGACTTCCACAACCCTAAGGACCTCATTGAGATCAAGGTGACCAGCAAGCCCAAGAAGTGCAACCTGACCAGTGAGGTGGACGACCTGATCCAATACCGTTACAACTGCTCCCTGATGGACGGCACCCTGCTCTACTCCTCGTGAGTAGGAGCGCCTCCTGTCCATCGCACCGCCATACTGCAACGCCACACTGCAACGCCTGATCCAGTCATGTAATCTAATCACCCCTGGCTACTTGTCTGACTGATATCACTAGGACTCCACGCCAACAGACAGGAAGACTTATCAGCTACTTATGTTGTGTAGAAAGGAAAATATATGATACAAAATATAACCAAGACATAGAAACCAGCCATATCTataactatatactgtatcttacaTATTATATACATCTTACAACGTAGAAAGTATAGGGCTACATACTTAATTCCTACGGACTGATAGCAAGTTGGAGCATCGGTGGGGCCTTGATCAAGATCTCCCTCCTCTTCCAGGGACCACTATGAGAATGCCCCCATCACCACCCTGGGAGCCAACAAAGTGATTGAGGGTCTGGACGAGGGCCTGAGGGgcatgtgtgtgggagagaagagagtggTGATCGTCCCACCCCACCTGGGACATGGAGAAAATGGAGGTGAGGGAATGAACTAGTCATGATCACTTTCATCTTGAAACCCAGAACCAAATCCTGCGTGGCGATATCTTGCGTTTGGACATTCCAATATTCCgacactgtttctatgtctctcaTCATGCTCTCCCCTCCATGTCCCTGCAGCCAAGGGTGTTCCCAGTAGTGCCGTGCTGCACTTTGAGCTGGAGCTGTTGGACCTGCAGAAGGGAGTGCCTGACGGCTACATGTTTGTGTGGCTGGGGGACAGCCCGGATCCCCTGTTCCCTGCCATGGACCTCAACAAAGATCTATCTGTCCCTCTGGAGGAGGTAAGATAACACACGCCAGACATTTAGCATGATCCATCAATCAAAGTCAGGATTCACCCAATAAATTCTGCCCTTTGCTTGGTAAGGCACTGGTAACATCCTTGTGTAGGTCAGGACAAGTCAGGTGATCATCTAAAACTGCAATTATTCTTTAAACGATGTAGCTCTTGAAAGGACAACTCTAatatttctctctgctctctctagttCACAGCCTTCATAAACCTCCAGGTGGCAGAGGGCACAGGTCGCCTGAGGCCAGGGATGGATGCTGACGGCATCATCAAGGACATGTTCAACAACCAGGACCGCAACAGTGATGGCAAGATAGTGGCTGAGGAGCTCAAACTGAAGGTGGAGGAGGATTCTGACAAGGCCAGACATGAGGAGCTGTGAGGGGGTACAGTCGAGCCGGGCAGAGGGGTGCGGGGACGGAGAGAGACacaacagactgacagacagaatcTATGCAATTAGGGGGTTACCAACTAGTGGAGctcttaaatacattttattatgtAGAAAACACAGaaggttggtggcatcttaattggggaggacaggctcgtggtaatggctggaacggacgaagttgaatggtatcaaatacatggtttgatgccattccatttgctctgttccagccattattatgagccgttctcccctgaGCAGCCTCCTCCACTGGTTGAAAATAACCCAAAATGGTCCATACTTATTTAAACAAAGGACTGCTTCCATGTGTTGTAAATTGCCTTATGAAAATGTGGTCCATCTATACTTTTTATAAATAACTTATTCTCCAGTTTTGCATCATAATGTTTTCAAAAAATGTTTGACTCAGACACATTTAGCTAAAAGCACTTTCATTGAACTACCTTGTCAGCCATTTGGGGTGGTCCTTCTTCCCAGGATGCAATGCAGTTGGTTTCAAAATGGCTGATAGGAATACATGGCTGTCtcccacccctccccttcttcccaGACATGAAAATGATGTTAAGACTGTAGGTTGTATATTTTAAGAGTGGCTATTTTGTACAATACAAGATTGTGTAAGTGCCTTGCATTGTAGAATATACATCACATAATAAACAACATCTGTTTTTCTAATAAAAAcctataaaaaatgcattgtttccCGTGTTTGGGATCCATGTCCCTTGTCTAGGGATTGTGTAGGCTGGGAATAACATTAATATAAATTTCCCTGGGAATGGCATCAGTAGTGATTACAGAATTGGATTTTGGCATGTTTTACAAAAAGGAAATAGACCTAGATGAAGTGAAACAAGGGTTCAGTGGCCACATTTTATTTACAGTTGTGGAGAGGTTATCCTGTTCTGCCTACATATCTCATACAGGTGAAAAATACAATGTAGCGAACACACTGTCCCCTCAAAATACAATGTAGCAAACACACTGTCCCCCCAGTAACACACGTCTCAAGGGAAATGTATGACCGGATTCTTGCGTACTGTACCAGTGACAACGTTATTTAATATGAATGGATTTCCACTTCAAATCTTTAAACATGTAACTGGGTGAAAATGTTATACTATAATTTGGCAAAACATACTAATAATAGCAATAGAATCAGATGCCTTGGCTGTACCAAGAACTAAAAACCTCCATTATGTGGCAATTAAATGTTTTGCTGTCATACAAAAAATGAAAAGTACTAAATATTCAGATGTTCTTCACCATAAACCGAATAGGTCAACCATTACTTTTACAGGACTCTAAAAGATACAACACAATCAAAACTGCTGTTTTACAGAAAGTGATGGCATTTCAGAGAAAATATAAACATGGCAAATATTCAAAATTCTATTATTTTTGTCATGTACTTTCGATGTATCAAGGCTAAAGGTGGATGGATTTTTTTGATGTAAATGTCAATATATACACATGGCTCGAATTACTATTACTTTGACCACATGGTGGCACTGTGGCGCCAAAAAAGTCAATTGTAAAACGTAGCCACGCACACAACCCTAGGCCATAATACTGTGACACAGTCTCATCAGATTCCATACTGATGATATCCACATAAAACAGTAGTCTATTGTTAAGAGCTGAAAATAAATAAGTGCCTAACATGAACCTCATTTACTGTAATCATTCTCATTGAATAGACACTTCTCAAAAAAAAAAAGGGCGAGAACAAAGTCTCacgaaacaaaaaaaaatggcgTATAGTGTATAGAACACTAAGATAAAACGCTGGCGTTTCAAACTGACACGGCAAAAGTCAAGTTAGATTGCCCTCTATCCTGTCCTCTTTCCCTTTATATGACAAAGATAGGTCCCACATGACAAACAAACCATAACTCATTCAACTTTCATCTATACAGAGAAGACAACATCTAGATCTAAACAACAGCAcccacatgcatacatacagtaccagtcaaaagtctggacacacctactcattccagggtgtttctttatttgtactatttaatAGAATAATATTGtattagaataatagtgaagacatcaaaacgatgaaataacatatggatggaatcatgtagtaaccaaaaaagtgttgaacaaatcccaatatattttatatttgagattcttcaaagtagccaccctttgccttgatgacagctttgcacactcatggcattctctcaaccagcttcatgaggtagtcacctggaatacatttcaattaacaggtgtgccttgttaaaagttaatttgtggaatttctttctttcttaatgcatttgagccaatccgttgtgttgtgacaaggtaggggtggtatacaaaagataagtccatattatgacaaggacagctcaaataagcaaagagaaattacaatCCATTATTACTTtcaaacatgaaggtcagtcaatgcggaacatttcaagaaattttaaagtttcttcaagtggagtcgcaaaaaaacatcaagagctatgattaaactggctctcacgaggaccaaCACTTTGGTCCTCTCATGAGGACCAAAGGAAAACCCCCTCTAAGTtctttagagttaccagcctcagaaatggcagcccaaataaatacttcacagagttcaagaaacatacacatctcaacatcaactgttcagaagagacagcatgaatcagtcct contains:
- the LOC110538177 gene encoding peptidyl-prolyl cis-trans isomerase FKBP10; the encoded protein is MESIFALIFLCVTGTHVSSSPGPLEDVVIDRYDIPRVCPREVQTGDFVRYHYNGTFTDGKKFDSSHERGAPFSGQVGLGRLITGLDRGVQGMCVNERRKVTVPPHLAYGSIGAGDVIPADTVLVFDVVLLDIWNTEDKVQTRTLSKPESCKRLVEATDFIRYHYNGTLLNGVPFDSSHSRNGTYDTYVGMGYLIKGMDEGLIGMCVGETRTIIIPPFLAYEEKGYGTVIPSQATLVFEVFMIDLFNPKDDIAVVVKEVPKTCTRKTVVGDYIRYHYNGTFQDGSGFDTSYQRNSTYNTYIGMGYVIQGMDKALQGLCIGEKRRVILPPHMAYGEKGTGDLIPGSAVLVFDIHVIDFHNPKDLIEIKVTSKPKKCNLTSEVDDLIQYRYNCSLMDGTLLYSSDHYENAPITTLGANKVIEGLDEGLRGMCVGEKRVVIVPPHLGHGENGAKGVPSSAVLHFELELLDLQKGVPDGYMFVWLGDSPDPLFPAMDLNKDLSVPLEEFTAFINLQVAEGTGRLRPGMDADGIIKDMFNNQDRNSDGKIVAEELKLKVEEDSDKARHEEL